In Fodinibius saliphilus, a genomic segment contains:
- a CDS encoding FG-GAP-like repeat-containing protein, with the protein MESICSKRSALLCAVYFIVLGIVLSIPVELMAQQKTWSEKINPPFYQKKLEQIQRHLESDDGELTPVENGVDLPTLNEKYTAFINDQSWNRNPNTDPANNFVLFDQGKPAGNINGDSSGTGNSINDYVVSSPARDERTAALEDQVWKTAVFYGGNTIGTPDQIIYRRLVPIGDINGDGYADAVAFEPGFLQYPSNNDDTPYIYTGSPSGYQKTSVVLQGIQENMLAFNDINNDGFDDVFMYSTYNGDFSITWGRTLQSTDFSPQMFSGLLTNNNKSVAVDDIDGDSISEIVELSGYPDSDGQIKIFEIDTTAQSMFPSDAVTTEQSFSYNAFLQSAESSTLNLLDYNGDSYLEIFVGHNWEEPKYLVPYDATNSQYQNTPISLFNGPLYPMGDMNNDGIDDFVIADTTDPNEKAYIAYGPGDMNTKLSLDVTLSGNNSSNWEWRAEFNPHGGFGDLTGDGVDDAVIGHGEFDISTPTIGRRILAGIQSGSESHSSTFHQYPLENFYSRVAATEEVGDLNNDGIDDFVIAFYNLNKVEIFFGGATLSSTPDKTINLNYNPRGIAGGDFNDDGVADLVIPGVNEDQTSATISIFFGGSSMDVTADNTFSASNFQSVDYPALVNAENIGDVNNDGIEDFLIGSGSAANALPPDSLYDREYINDVYLFFGNSTIGSQTAPDITISVAPPSTQYMSAGESGAGLGDINADGIDDFAVGAPFAGTQTNSSVGEAYIYHGTGSPSFSSPDVTLTAPQSTSGFGLGIAAGDFTGDGHNDIAVSALSAYSEMTNTPPLVYIYNGGTAFDTQYDRSLAIPDFTFTNGADDNGVLAQNRGQIETVADFTNDGRDELVVGTGSGNSHAALFTFNSANSLPEIAIKAPNKGSGLGGEHGMAVGDFNDDGEIDLVLAQPNDNNDAFQSSRVYRYTLPKPLAITKVEDVPDDQGNRIRVHAGGFFMDALSQDIYGFDSWSVWRMTENGDWTNLKTVSPSSEGAQFVDVTVNKNQPTNVDSVDNSYVFRLEIFESGVGVIARSDTAIGRAYDNLAPASVSSVSLNEENGEKVISWQPEGYQDIGEYLVYETDAAGSAVKKVLGRSTSNNYLLQSSFEGVHNFGVKARDVNNNIGAASVPVAGIFSQTQSYNLTEGWNLIGLPVDAAQTDIDSLMSVVSNGAVYEYNGTYQQVESIKAGQGYWMKISAQDLRELTGLPETELTLNLKKGWNLVSGVGGALDVTDIKDQNNVIVPGTIYSFDQSYAQTDTIRPGVGYWLRASDAASITLTHPELLTSSTVAKEKSSFAKTSKEVEDTFDKVIISAGKHQRTLYFGGSLAETAIRASYLLPPLPPGKVFDARFKNGSTLIEDDRLYIEINKLPGTTVKLETKVESLANYDSFVVKEFGDGQLLKEYTVAANKEVTLAGSETDLVQMAPARGASLSDSKIPDSFKLEQNYPNPFNPTTQISYSVPQTAEVTLEVFNILGKRVATLIDEQKQPGTYKVTFNGSNLASGLYLYRLKAGSYVATRKLILAK; encoded by the coding sequence ATGGAATCTATTTGCAGTAAACGTTCAGCTCTCCTTTGCGCTGTATATTTTATTGTATTGGGGATTGTTTTAAGTATTCCTGTCGAACTTATGGCTCAACAAAAGACGTGGAGTGAGAAAATAAATCCGCCCTTCTATCAGAAGAAGCTGGAGCAGATACAACGCCATCTGGAATCCGATGATGGGGAATTGACTCCTGTTGAAAACGGGGTAGATCTGCCGACGCTTAATGAAAAGTATACGGCTTTTATTAATGATCAAAGTTGGAATAGGAATCCCAATACTGACCCTGCTAATAACTTTGTGCTCTTTGATCAGGGTAAACCCGCCGGTAATATTAACGGTGACAGCAGCGGAACCGGTAACAGTATAAATGATTATGTCGTAAGCAGTCCAGCACGTGATGAGCGTACTGCTGCACTGGAAGATCAGGTATGGAAAACTGCTGTTTTTTATGGTGGTAATACCATTGGTACCCCCGATCAGATTATCTATCGGAGGTTGGTACCGATAGGAGATATTAACGGTGATGGTTATGCGGATGCAGTAGCTTTTGAGCCGGGCTTTCTACAGTATCCATCAAACAATGATGACACTCCCTATATTTATACGGGTTCCCCTTCAGGTTACCAAAAAACATCCGTTGTGCTCCAGGGCATACAAGAAAATATGCTCGCATTTAATGATATAAATAATGATGGTTTTGATGATGTTTTCATGTATTCGACCTATAATGGCGACTTTTCTATTACATGGGGACGCACTTTGCAAAGCACCGATTTTAGTCCACAAATGTTTAGCGGACTATTAACGAATAACAATAAAAGTGTTGCTGTTGATGACATAGATGGAGATTCCATTTCAGAGATTGTTGAGCTCAGCGGATACCCCGATTCTGATGGCCAGATCAAGATTTTTGAGATAGATACTACTGCCCAATCCATGTTTCCTTCTGATGCTGTGACAACAGAACAAAGCTTTTCATACAACGCTTTTTTACAGTCGGCTGAATCGAGCACGCTAAATCTTCTTGATTACAATGGTGATAGTTATCTGGAGATATTTGTAGGTCACAATTGGGAAGAGCCCAAATACTTGGTGCCATATGATGCTACCAACTCACAGTATCAGAATACGCCTATTTCTTTGTTTAATGGTCCGCTGTATCCCATGGGAGATATGAATAATGATGGTATCGATGACTTTGTGATAGCCGATACCACCGATCCCAATGAAAAGGCCTATATCGCTTATGGCCCGGGCGATATGAATACCAAGCTCAGCTTGGATGTAACCTTAAGCGGTAATAATAGCTCGAATTGGGAGTGGAGGGCAGAATTTAATCCCCATGGAGGATTTGGCGATCTTACCGGTGATGGAGTGGATGATGCAGTGATTGGGCATGGTGAGTTTGACATTTCTACTCCAACAATTGGCCGACGCATTCTGGCAGGTATTCAAAGTGGCAGTGAAAGTCACAGCTCAACCTTCCATCAATATCCCCTGGAAAATTTCTATAGCAGGGTGGCAGCAACAGAAGAAGTAGGCGATCTCAATAATGACGGTATTGATGATTTTGTTATTGCTTTTTACAACCTCAACAAAGTGGAAATATTTTTTGGCGGGGCCACACTTTCGTCTACTCCAGACAAGACTATAAACTTAAATTATAACCCCAGAGGCATAGCTGGCGGTGATTTTAATGATGATGGTGTTGCAGATCTTGTGATACCAGGAGTGAATGAGGATCAAACATCTGCTACTATTTCGATTTTCTTTGGAGGTTCTTCAATGGATGTAACGGCAGATAATACTTTTAGTGCCTCTAATTTTCAGTCTGTTGATTATCCGGCGTTGGTTAATGCAGAGAATATAGGGGATGTTAATAACGATGGGATTGAGGACTTTTTGATAGGGTCTGGTTCGGCGGCAAATGCATTACCTCCTGATTCATTATATGATCGTGAATATATTAATGATGTCTACCTCTTTTTTGGTAACAGTACCATCGGTTCCCAGACCGCACCTGATATTACTATTTCTGTTGCACCGCCCAGCACCCAATATATGTCGGCGGGTGAAAGTGGGGCCGGACTCGGGGATATAAATGCTGATGGAATTGATGATTTTGCAGTGGGAGCTCCATTTGCTGGCACTCAAACAAACAGCAGTGTGGGCGAGGCATATATTTATCATGGAACTGGGAGTCCCTCTTTTTCTTCTCCGGATGTTACCCTCACTGCTCCGCAAAGCACCTCCGGATTTGGTTTGGGAATTGCAGCCGGTGACTTTACGGGAGATGGCCATAATGATATTGCGGTGAGTGCGTTGAGTGCGTATTCCGAAATGACGAATACTCCTCCGCTTGTTTATATATATAACGGAGGTACTGCATTTGATACACAGTATGATCGAAGTTTGGCGATTCCTGACTTTACCTTTACCAATGGTGCTGATGATAATGGCGTATTAGCTCAAAATCGGGGACAGATTGAGACCGTGGCCGATTTTACTAATGATGGTAGAGATGAACTTGTGGTTGGTACCGGTAGCGGGAATTCTCATGCTGCTTTATTTACATTTAATAGTGCTAATTCACTGCCTGAAATTGCCATTAAGGCCCCAAATAAAGGATCAGGGCTGGGCGGAGAACATGGAATGGCTGTGGGCGATTTTAATGATGATGGGGAGATAGACTTAGTGTTAGCACAGCCAAACGACAATAATGATGCTTTTCAATCCAGCAGGGTTTACAGGTATACTCTGCCCAAACCCTTGGCTATTACCAAGGTCGAAGACGTACCTGATGACCAGGGGAATAGAATTCGTGTTCATGCAGGTGGCTTTTTTATGGATGCATTGAGCCAGGATATTTACGGATTTGATAGCTGGAGCGTATGGCGAATGACCGAAAATGGTGATTGGACTAATCTTAAAACTGTTTCACCATCTAGTGAAGGGGCACAATTTGTTGATGTAACAGTGAATAAAAATCAACCTACCAATGTAGATAGTGTAGACAACAGCTATGTATTCCGGTTAGAGATATTTGAATCGGGAGTAGGTGTGATTGCACGAAGTGACACTGCAATCGGACGGGCCTATGATAATCTGGCACCTGCATCGGTATCTTCCGTTAGTTTGAACGAAGAGAATGGAGAAAAAGTAATAAGCTGGCAACCCGAAGGTTACCAGGATATTGGGGAGTATTTGGTGTATGAAACTGATGCTGCCGGCAGTGCGGTAAAAAAGGTCCTCGGACGAAGTACCAGCAATAATTATTTATTGCAAAGTAGTTTTGAAGGGGTTCATAATTTTGGGGTTAAAGCTCGTGATGTAAATAATAATATTGGAGCAGCATCGGTACCAGTTGCGGGCATCTTCTCCCAAACACAAAGTTATAATCTCACAGAAGGTTGGAACCTTATAGGCTTGCCGGTTGATGCAGCACAAACAGATATCGATTCCCTGATGTCTGTTGTTAGCAATGGGGCTGTATATGAGTATAACGGCACTTATCAGCAAGTGGAAAGTATTAAAGCAGGGCAGGGTTACTGGATGAAAATTTCAGCACAGGATCTGCGAGAGCTTACAGGATTACCGGAGACAGAGCTTACGCTTAATCTGAAAAAGGGCTGGAACTTGGTAAGCGGAGTTGGGGGAGCGCTTGATGTGACCGATATTAAAGATCAAAACAATGTTATTGTGCCCGGTACTATCTATTCTTTTGATCAAAGTTATGCCCAAACTGATACTATTCGTCCCGGTGTTGGCTATTGGCTCCGGGCTTCGGATGCAGCTAGTATAACACTTACACATCCTGAGCTATTAACAAGTAGCACGGTGGCCAAAGAGAAATCCTCCTTTGCCAAGACCTCAAAAGAGGTTGAAGATACCTTTGACAAAGTGATCATATCGGCGGGAAAACACCAGCGTACACTCTATTTTGGCGGTTCGTTAGCTGAAACAGCAATTAGGGCCAGTTACTTATTACCCCCGTTGCCACCAGGCAAGGTTTTTGATGCGCGTTTTAAAAATGGGTCAACGCTTATAGAAGATGATAGGTTATATATCGAAATCAATAAGCTGCCGGGAACAACCGTTAAACTTGAAACCAAAGTAGAATCTTTGGCTAACTATGATTCTTTTGTAGTGAAAGAATTCGGCGATGG
- a CDS encoding TlpA disulfide reductase family protein has protein sequence MFKTSRISFSTMVILAVGLLLVGCNNGKEKKKSTPKEPLEQLDPYSATLYPAQAEAEANDFKVTLINGDSFQLSNHRGKVIMLNIWATWCAPCEEETPDFVDLYNKYKEKGLLVLGVSIDEQGESVVKPFMDKYDVNYPMVIDDGTIMDKYGPTMGVPTTYIIGPKGNLQYFAVGALTKKELEPRLQKLLDVGQENKKS, from the coding sequence ATGTTTAAGACTTCACGAATTTCTTTTTCTACGATGGTTATTTTGGCTGTCGGTTTATTACTGGTCGGTTGTAACAACGGCAAAGAAAAAAAGAAATCAACTCCTAAAGAACCGCTTGAGCAGCTAGATCCCTATTCGGCAACGCTCTATCCGGCACAGGCAGAAGCAGAGGCCAACGATTTTAAGGTTACCCTTATCAACGGCGACTCCTTTCAGCTGTCAAACCACAGGGGTAAGGTTATTATGCTTAATATATGGGCTACTTGGTGCGCGCCCTGTGAGGAAGAGACGCCAGATTTTGTAGATCTTTATAATAAATACAAAGAGAAGGGGCTGCTCGTGCTGGGGGTTTCGATTGATGAGCAGGGCGAGTCGGTGGTGAAGCCATTTATGGATAAGTATGATGTTAATTATCCTATGGTGATAGATGATGGCACAATTATGGATAAATACGGACCTACTATGGGGGTACCTACTACATATATCATTGGTCCCAAAGGGAACCTTCAGTATTTTGCGGTGGGCGCTCTTACCAAGAAAGAGCTGGAACCTCGCCTTCAGAAACTGTTGGATGTAGGTCAGGAGAATAAAAAATCGTAG
- a CDS encoding DUF411 domain-containing protein, which yields MKPSRFLAYAGAVILVAGGAIWYIINDYYANQPNQQQADVVMYKNEGCMCCEKWADYMQGSGYTVKSINAQNLNAVKAEQGIPRNMGACHTAIVGDYVVEGHVPAEDIMRLLREQPDARGLVVPGMPASSPGMNTALNEPYDVLLLKNDGSTEVFAQH from the coding sequence ATGAAACCTTCTCGATTCTTAGCCTATGCCGGTGCCGTTATCCTCGTAGCCGGTGGTGCCATCTGGTATATTATCAACGATTATTACGCCAACCAGCCCAACCAGCAGCAGGCTGATGTAGTGATGTATAAAAATGAAGGCTGTATGTGTTGTGAGAAGTGGGCAGATTATATGCAGGGCAGTGGATATACTGTAAAAAGTATCAATGCCCAGAACCTTAATGCCGTAAAAGCAGAGCAGGGTATTCCCCGGAATATGGGTGCTTGTCATACTGCAATTGTCGGTGATTATGTGGTTGAAGGACATGTGCCCGCCGAAGATATTATGCGCTTGCTTCGCGAACAACCCGATGCCAGGGGATTAGTAGTGCCGGGAATGCCGGCAAGTTCGCCGGGTATGAATACGGCACTTAATGAACCCTATGACGTGCTATTGCTTAAGAATGACGGCAGTACCGAAGTTTTTGCCCAGCATTAA
- a CDS encoding BTAD domain-containing putative transcriptional regulator — protein sequence MVNFRILGSISLQKDNEEYGHTFLNGPKKLALFTYLVLARPRGYHRRDRLIAIFWPEIGQKNARNALSNLLYNIRDALGKETIINRGTEEIAINSDLVQCDAIEFEKALDKGQFRKSVNLYKGDLLQGFHVKNTSNHFQDWLDIERNRLRKRAADGYISFSNELEENGNISHAVEMAAKAIELQPLSPKHQSSYLELLLSNDLKISAIRAYEKYKLHLEKELGVQPPDDLQVLARKLKSQYSSPKTQEVELPRAVENPQLPFPVEKSKANTADKNTRKINGGSGPTPFTSQYEKRNYWLLGIITAGILVLIAGIYTWSWQPNQQHAGVIGQDHTVAVLPFTYINAPDSIDYFSIGMTEEILTKLARIPDLSVISRTSVMQYQGQKKDIRQIARELGVNAVVEGSVQKAGNDIRITAKLINARTGHNIWTKSYDRRMKNILLVQSEVATHIANRLQAELLPTKLQNSSNQRDVNNTAYHLYLRGKYLMDMNEPSNIFNAVDYFEQSIEIDTTFAPAYSELALAFQRLGRISRFDKDVIGVDGISIENASSLAMKTSEKALSLDSTMVNAYLVQAIVSGYWYRDWIKSRSSFERALELNPSHSESLVEYGWYHLRMGNINEALIQMKKAVNLDPVSWASHHGLGYAYYCARNYENAIIELETSLKLGSLYPNTKKYLSTARLKRSQQLFNKGREAEAIALIENANTMLNEIWGHNTGWEKTIISAAMGKRTETLKSFDNESLPIAPRLYSSLLIGETEIALRLIDQNLRFNHRVFKDPIFDSIRNDIRFKNLVEKKLERKVDVL from the coding sequence ATGGTTAACTTTCGCATTCTTGGCTCCATATCCCTCCAGAAAGACAACGAAGAGTATGGTCACACTTTTTTAAATGGTCCAAAGAAACTAGCTCTTTTCACCTATTTGGTGCTGGCACGCCCACGCGGGTATCACAGAAGAGATAGGTTAATAGCTATTTTTTGGCCCGAGATAGGGCAAAAAAATGCCAGAAATGCGCTCAGTAACCTTCTTTATAATATTCGGGATGCCCTGGGAAAGGAAACTATAATTAATAGAGGCACGGAAGAAATAGCCATAAATAGCGATCTGGTACAGTGTGATGCCATAGAATTTGAGAAGGCATTGGATAAAGGGCAATTCAGGAAATCAGTTAACCTTTATAAGGGGGATCTACTCCAAGGCTTTCATGTAAAAAATACTTCAAATCATTTTCAGGACTGGCTTGATATAGAAAGGAACAGACTCCGAAAACGGGCAGCTGATGGATACATTTCATTTTCTAATGAATTAGAAGAGAATGGTAACATCAGCCATGCAGTTGAGATGGCTGCAAAAGCGATAGAATTACAACCTTTGTCCCCGAAACACCAAAGCAGTTATTTGGAACTGTTGCTTAGCAATGATCTAAAGATTAGTGCTATAAGAGCCTATGAGAAATATAAATTGCATTTGGAAAAAGAGTTAGGGGTACAACCTCCTGATGACCTGCAGGTACTTGCCAGAAAACTAAAAAGTCAATATTCATCTCCCAAAACACAAGAAGTAGAATTACCACGGGCCGTAGAAAATCCCCAACTTCCCTTCCCTGTTGAAAAATCGAAGGCCAACACTGCCGATAAGAATACAAGAAAAATCAACGGGGGATCGGGGCCCACTCCCTTCACATCCCAGTATGAAAAACGGAATTACTGGCTGCTAGGTATAATTACTGCTGGAATCCTGGTTCTGATAGCAGGAATTTATACTTGGAGCTGGCAGCCAAACCAACAACATGCCGGCGTAATTGGCCAAGATCATACGGTAGCCGTTTTGCCATTCACATACATCAATGCACCGGACAGCATTGATTATTTTAGCATCGGAATGACAGAAGAGATCCTTACTAAGTTAGCACGTATTCCCGACCTCTCGGTGATCTCTCGAACTTCGGTAATGCAATACCAGGGACAAAAAAAAGATATTCGTCAAATTGCCCGTGAACTTGGTGTTAACGCGGTTGTTGAGGGGAGCGTGCAAAAGGCCGGGAACGATATCAGGATTACCGCTAAATTAATAAATGCCCGAACAGGGCATAACATATGGACGAAAAGCTACGATAGAAGAATGAAAAACATTCTTTTAGTACAGAGTGAGGTTGCAACTCATATAGCAAATAGGCTCCAGGCTGAATTGCTGCCAACAAAACTTCAGAATAGTTCCAACCAGAGAGATGTCAATAATACGGCTTATCACCTTTATCTGAGAGGTAAGTATTTGATGGATATGAATGAACCCAGCAATATTTTTAATGCCGTTGATTACTTTGAACAATCTATTGAAATAGACACTACATTTGCTCCGGCCTATTCTGAATTAGCATTGGCATTTCAACGTCTGGGCCGAATTTCCAGATTCGATAAAGATGTGATAGGAGTTGATGGAATATCTATTGAAAACGCATCAAGCCTAGCAATGAAAACTTCTGAAAAAGCTCTTTCTCTTGATTCAACAATGGTGAATGCTTACTTGGTACAGGCCATTGTCTCCGGGTATTGGTATAGAGATTGGATAAAGAGTAGAAGTTCATTCGAACGGGCATTGGAATTGAATCCCAGCCATAGTGAATCATTGGTTGAATATGGATGGTATCATCTTAGAATGGGCAATATAAATGAAGCCTTGATTCAAATGAAGAAAGCAGTAAACCTTGATCCGGTCTCATGGGCTAGCCATCACGGCTTAGGTTATGCCTATTACTGTGCACGTAATTATGAAAATGCCATTATAGAGCTGGAGACTTCTCTAAAACTTGGCAGCTTATATCCCAATACAAAAAAGTATTTGAGTACGGCCCGTTTAAAACGGAGCCAACAACTGTTTAATAAGGGCAGAGAAGCAGAAGCCATTGCATTGATTGAAAATGCGAATACGATGCTTAATGAAATATGGGGACATAATACCGGCTGGGAAAAAACCATTATCTCTGCAGCTATGGGTAAAAGAACTGAAACGCTCAAAAGCTTTGACAATGAATCTTTGCCAATAGCTCCACGCCTCTATTCTTCACTATTAATTGGTGAGACCGAAATTGCATTACGACTTATTGATCAGAATTTAAGATTTAATCATCGCGTATTTAAGGATCCCATTTTCGATTCAATTCGTAACGATATAAGATTTAAGAACTTAGTTGAAAAGAAACTTGAACGAAAAGTTGATGTCCTTTAA
- a CDS encoding TonB-dependent receptor, which translates to MNYYTLTFLILFIGVFPNFALADDSGVLSGRVVDRETSEPVAYAYLHIEELNRTITAHSDGTFQFSNLPADTYTLSVYRIGYQTLSQRLTITDDKTTEITISLKPTVLNSDALEVIGSAVHSESNLEHASKTISGTELRKDLGTTLASTLDEIPGFGSRSMGSAPSRPVIRGLGGKRLLILQDGEKTGDVSSQSADHAVTVDPMAAEKIEIARGPAALQYGANAIGGVINIVRNQIATVQPQHLHGTASLQGESVNMGAVAGLETSLPLGKHIALKLDGNMRSAQNINTPEGELKNSGILSTNNAMGLSYIQPWGHVGLASSMYLNTYGIPPDPNAGHPNGANIEMQKYQAEVGSEIVLENSVFKSIKADISYKNYYHREIESSGNIGTEFGMLTGNASIFTRHDELAFFDKGKIGLWAEAKNYAVQGARTPNSDSYSLSGYFIEAKDIGSLHLELGARFDYVNTIPAQKDPISQIGTIRERSFNALSSSVSIIYNLGKGFHTGTALMHSFRAPSQEELYSEGPHLASYSYEVGNPDLEPERGLGKELFLRYKTTTVRAELNLYHNSFDSYIYPRNTGSPSPRLPSLNIYQFIGVDAVFQGFEVSSQLQVLNSWALTGSVSYTHAHSKINNTNDSGWQPLPMIPPLQGTGSITYAEGDLRLGTKVHFAAKQSRTGEFETLTNEYIVFDLFTQYRFQSGNLLHTFSLNIENLFNTTYRNHLSRIKEITPEPGIGASLLYRVYF; encoded by the coding sequence ATGAACTACTATACCTTAACTTTCCTAATACTATTTATCGGGGTTTTCCCAAATTTTGCGCTAGCAGATGATTCTGGAGTGTTATCCGGCCGTGTGGTTGATCGGGAAACCTCAGAGCCTGTAGCTTATGCTTACCTTCATATTGAAGAACTTAATCGTACAATTACGGCTCACAGCGACGGTACTTTTCAATTTAGCAACCTGCCGGCGGACACCTATACCCTTTCTGTATATCGGATAGGGTACCAAACACTTTCGCAAAGATTAACCATTACTGACGACAAGACCACTGAGATAACTATCTCACTAAAACCAACCGTGCTTAATTCTGATGCACTTGAAGTGATAGGCTCTGCGGTACACAGTGAATCCAATTTGGAACATGCATCCAAAACAATATCGGGAACAGAACTTCGCAAGGATCTCGGTACCACCCTTGCCAGTACACTGGATGAGATTCCTGGGTTTGGTTCACGATCAATGGGATCAGCCCCCAGTAGACCGGTAATACGTGGATTAGGCGGTAAGCGACTATTGATTTTGCAAGATGGAGAAAAAACGGGAGACGTTTCTTCCCAGTCGGCAGACCATGCGGTAACGGTTGACCCAATGGCGGCTGAAAAGATCGAAATTGCCCGCGGACCTGCGGCACTTCAATATGGTGCTAATGCTATTGGAGGCGTAATTAATATTGTACGCAATCAGATTGCTACCGTTCAGCCCCAACACCTACACGGCACAGCCAGTTTGCAAGGAGAATCAGTCAATATGGGGGCAGTCGCCGGACTCGAAACCAGTCTTCCGCTGGGCAAACATATTGCTTTAAAACTGGATGGGAACATGCGTAGCGCCCAAAATATCAATACTCCTGAGGGTGAACTTAAGAACTCGGGAATTCTGTCAACCAATAATGCCATGGGGCTCAGTTACATTCAGCCATGGGGTCATGTCGGACTTGCCTCCAGCATGTATCTTAATACCTACGGTATTCCCCCTGATCCTAATGCCGGACATCCCAATGGGGCTAATATTGAGATGCAGAAATACCAGGCAGAAGTCGGGTCAGAAATAGTCTTGGAAAATTCGGTATTCAAATCTATAAAAGCAGATATCTCGTATAAAAATTATTATCACCGAGAAATAGAATCGAGTGGTAACATTGGAACTGAATTTGGCATGCTGACCGGAAATGCCTCAATATTTACCCGTCATGATGAACTCGCATTTTTTGATAAAGGGAAGATTGGACTCTGGGCAGAAGCCAAAAACTATGCTGTTCAAGGTGCACGCACACCCAATTCCGATTCGTATAGCCTATCAGGTTATTTCATAGAAGCTAAGGATATCGGTTCGCTTCACCTTGAGCTCGGTGCTCGATTTGACTATGTCAATACCATCCCTGCCCAAAAAGATCCTATTTCACAAATCGGCACCATTCGTGAGCGTTCCTTTAATGCCCTTTCCAGCTCTGTTTCCATTATTTATAATCTCGGAAAAGGGTTTCACACAGGGACTGCACTGATGCACTCTTTCCGGGCTCCTTCACAGGAAGAGTTGTATTCAGAAGGGCCCCACCTTGCTTCCTATTCCTATGAAGTGGGCAACCCTGACCTGGAACCAGAACGCGGGCTAGGTAAAGAATTATTTTTACGATATAAAACAACTACTGTCAGAGCTGAACTAAACCTTTACCACAATTCCTTTGACAGTTATATCTACCCTCGTAATACCGGGAGTCCGAGTCCCCGTTTACCTTCATTGAATATCTACCAGTTTATCGGTGTCGATGCGGTGTTCCAAGGGTTTGAAGTCTCCTCACAGCTGCAAGTGTTAAACAGTTGGGCTCTAACAGGATCGGTAAGTTATACCCACGCTCATAGTAAAATAAATAATACTAATGATTCAGGATGGCAGCCATTGCCAATGATTCCTCCGCTGCAAGGAACGGGGAGCATTACCTATGCTGAGGGAGATCTGCGGCTGGGAACCAAGGTTCACTTTGCAGCTAAACAAAGCCGAACCGGTGAGTTTGAAACACTAACAAATGAATACATAGTATTTGATCTGTTCACACAGTACCGCTTCCAGTCGGGAAACCTGCTACACACTTTTTCTCTTAATATTGAGAATCTATTCAACACCACTTACCGTAACCATTTGTCTCGAATAAAGGAAATTACACCTGAACCGGGTATTGGAGCATCACTACTCTATAGAGTGTACTTCTAG
- a CDS encoding DUF2867 domain-containing protein, translated as MEITKTTPPDSSVLRATENNYHYVDSFQGTLKAKHHDTTPKEIAKAFFSSEPKWITNLFSLRNTIVSVFGLKTPVKVNNRERILNNFTCDPGEQIGLFKVINKTDSEIILGEDDKHLNFRVSMLIEPYKKKSQKRKLIITTTVSFHNWLGRIYFLPVKPFHRLIVPTMLQSTIQNLAKQDN; from the coding sequence ATGGAAATTACTAAAACCACACCACCCGATAGCTCTGTACTCAGAGCTACCGAAAATAATTATCACTATGTAGACAGCTTTCAAGGCACTCTTAAAGCCAAACACCATGACACTACCCCTAAAGAAATAGCCAAAGCATTTTTTTCCAGCGAACCGAAATGGATTACCAATTTATTTTCTCTGCGGAATACTATTGTTTCCGTTTTTGGCCTTAAGACGCCGGTAAAGGTAAATAACAGGGAAAGAATATTGAATAATTTCACCTGTGACCCTGGTGAACAAATCGGTCTTTTTAAGGTCATAAACAAAACAGATAGTGAAATTATTTTGGGAGAAGATGACAAACACCTCAACTTCAGGGTTTCCATGCTGATTGAGCCTTACAAAAAGAAATCCCAGAAAAGAAAATTGATTATTACCACAACCGTTTCCTTCCATAACTGGCTTGGACGAATCTACTTTTTACCTGTAAAACCTTTTCACAGGCTGATTGTCCCTACTATGTTACAAAGCACTATCCAGAATCTTGCCAAGCAAGATAATTAG